The following proteins are co-located in the Planococcus plakortidis genome:
- the mraY gene encoding phospho-N-acetylmuramoyl-pentapeptide-transferase produces MVGINIFGFGIALIMTVALMPVFIPLLKRMKFGQSIREEGPESHLKKTGTPTMGGLVFLISIILTVLLVAAFNGELTTQVVILLIVLFGYGLIGFLDDFIKVVLKRNLGLTSLQKLLGQIVIAVLSFFLLRANGFDTALGIPFTDASIELGWIYVLFIVFWLVGFSNAVNLTDGLDGLVAGTASIAFAAFGILAIIQQETGIALFTFAVAGGLLGFLVFNKYPAKVFMGDTGSLALGGALAMVSILLKQELLLLLIGLVFVIETASVILQVGSFKLRKKRIFKMSPIHHHFELSGWSEWKVVTVFWGVGLISAAIAVLLEVM; encoded by the coding sequence ATGGTAGGTATAAATATATTTGGTTTTGGGATCGCATTGATCATGACTGTCGCATTGATGCCGGTCTTCATCCCGCTATTGAAACGCATGAAATTCGGGCAAAGCATTCGCGAGGAAGGCCCGGAATCGCATTTGAAAAAAACAGGAACCCCGACGATGGGCGGACTGGTGTTCCTCATTTCCATCATCCTGACGGTCCTATTGGTAGCTGCATTTAACGGGGAATTGACGACCCAAGTGGTCATTTTGCTGATCGTCCTATTCGGTTACGGGTTGATCGGATTTTTGGATGACTTCATCAAAGTGGTGCTGAAGCGTAACCTTGGGCTGACTTCTCTCCAGAAATTGCTGGGACAGATCGTCATCGCCGTCTTGTCATTCTTCTTGCTGCGCGCAAACGGTTTCGATACAGCGCTTGGCATTCCGTTTACAGATGCCTCCATCGAACTCGGATGGATATACGTCTTGTTCATCGTGTTCTGGCTGGTCGGCTTCTCTAACGCCGTCAACTTGACGGACGGGCTGGACGGATTGGTCGCAGGAACAGCCTCCATCGCTTTTGCCGCGTTCGGCATCCTGGCGATCATCCAGCAGGAAACCGGAATCGCCTTGTTCACGTTTGCCGTAGCAGGCGGGTTGCTTGGATTCCTCGTCTTCAACAAATATCCCGCAAAAGTGTTCATGGGCGATACGGGGTCGTTAGCCCTTGGAGGAGCACTTGCCATGGTTTCGATCCTATTGAAACAGGAACTGCTTCTGCTCTTGATCGGGTTGGTTTTCGTCATCGAAACCGCTTCGGTCATCCTGCAGGTCGGAAGCTTTAAACTACGAAAAAAACGCATTTTCAAAATGAGCCCGATCCATCACCATTTTGAGTTGAGTGGCTGGTCTGAATGGAAAGTGGTCACCGTCTTTTGGGGTGTCGGACTCATCAGCGCCGCCATTGCCGTTCTATTGGAGGTTATGTAA
- the murD gene encoding UDP-N-acetylmuramoyl-L-alanine--D-glutamate ligase, with translation MKALPQLHQKKVLVLGLAKSGFTAARLLHKLGAFVTVNDSKPFEENPEAQELLNLGVTVICGRHPEDLLDEGFELVIKNPGIPYRNTLIQKALEKGIPVWTEIELAYLISEAPFIGITGSNGKTTTTTLLFHMLNQDGKSPLIAGNIGTVASGVAEKANADQVIVTELSSFQLKGTESFRPHISIITNLYEAHLDYHGSLEDYIGSKKKITANQTSEDYFIYNADQQMLVDHAKTVKAQGIPFTLKGRTEKSISADGEYIYWQGEALIERKRIMLAGEHNLENILSATAAALLSGGTKETIIRVLTSFTGVKHRSQYVGEWQGRRFYNDSKATNALATKSALEAFSDNIVLLAGGLERQHSLEELRPYMGRVKVLVTFGETADRFVEFANSCRVPTVIKAGLMDDAVEKAVSNSEPEDTILLSPACASWDQYESFEVRGDAFIEAVRKYTEANE, from the coding sequence ATGAAAGCTTTGCCGCAATTGCATCAAAAGAAAGTGCTCGTTCTCGGATTGGCGAAAAGTGGCTTTACGGCTGCCCGCCTTTTACATAAACTGGGAGCATTCGTAACAGTCAATGATTCCAAGCCGTTCGAAGAAAACCCTGAAGCCCAGGAGCTGTTGAATCTGGGGGTCACCGTCATCTGCGGCCGCCACCCTGAAGATTTATTGGACGAAGGCTTTGAATTGGTCATCAAGAATCCAGGAATCCCTTACCGTAATACGCTGATTCAGAAAGCCTTGGAAAAAGGCATCCCCGTCTGGACGGAAATCGAACTAGCCTACCTCATCAGCGAAGCGCCGTTTATCGGCATCACCGGATCGAACGGGAAAACCACGACAACGACGCTCTTGTTCCATATGCTCAATCAGGATGGCAAGTCACCGCTTATCGCAGGGAATATCGGCACGGTGGCAAGCGGAGTGGCGGAAAAAGCGAATGCTGACCAGGTCATCGTCACAGAGCTTTCTTCCTTCCAGTTAAAAGGGACGGAATCTTTCCGCCCGCATATCTCAATCATCACCAATCTATATGAAGCGCATCTCGATTATCACGGATCGCTGGAAGATTATATCGGATCGAAAAAGAAAATCACGGCAAACCAGACCAGTGAAGATTATTTCATCTATAATGCCGACCAGCAAATGCTCGTTGACCATGCCAAAACAGTCAAAGCACAAGGCATCCCTTTCACCTTGAAAGGCCGTACAGAGAAAAGCATCAGTGCGGACGGCGAGTATATATACTGGCAGGGCGAAGCGCTGATTGAACGCAAGCGGATCATGCTCGCGGGGGAACACAATCTCGAGAACATCCTGTCCGCCACTGCGGCAGCGCTTCTTTCGGGAGGAACGAAAGAAACGATCATCCGCGTGCTGACTTCTTTCACAGGGGTCAAGCATCGTTCCCAATATGTGGGAGAATGGCAGGGGCGGCGCTTCTATAACGATTCAAAGGCGACGAATGCCCTTGCCACCAAAAGTGCGCTTGAAGCATTCAGCGACAATATCGTATTGCTCGCCGGCGGATTGGAACGCCAGCATTCGCTGGAGGAATTGCGGCCATACATGGGCCGGGTGAAAGTCCTCGTCACTTTCGGCGAGACGGCGGACCGTTTTGTTGAATTTGCAAATAGCTGCCGTGTTCCGACAGTCATCAAGGCAGGCTTGATGGACGATGCTGTCGAAAAAGCGGTCAGCAATTCGGAGCCGGAAGATACGATCCTGTTGTCTCCTGCTTGTGCGAGCTGGGATCAATACGAAAGTTTCGAAGTCCGTGGCGATGCGTTTATCGAAGCAGTACGAAAATATACGGAAGCGAACGAATAA
- the ftsL gene encoding cell division protein FtsL, with protein MALNARPQTYIQQPAVPQSPNRQPAKKKKRITKGEKILYTAFLAVCIMCALLVLQNQSTIQASTQEIQTIENSINEATKQNTDLSVQVSELSSYERIWSKAKDYGLKLNERNVKVVPGQ; from the coding sequence ATGGCGTTGAATGCGAGACCCCAAACATACATCCAGCAGCCGGCCGTTCCGCAAAGCCCGAATAGACAGCCGGCAAAAAAGAAAAAACGCATCACCAAAGGCGAGAAAATCCTTTATACGGCTTTCCTGGCGGTTTGCATCATGTGCGCATTGCTCGTCTTGCAAAACCAGTCGACAATCCAAGCTTCCACGCAGGAAATCCAGACAATTGAAAATTCAATCAACGAAGCGACGAAACAAAATACCGATTTGTCCGTGCAAGTAAGTGAACTGTCTTCATATGAGCGCATTTGGTCGAAAGCAAAGGATTACGGCTTAAAATTAAATGAGCGAAATGTAAAGGTAGTGCCAGGGCAATGA
- a CDS encoding cell division protein FtsQ/DivIB, with protein MDKVIDIEERIPTLRERRRKRSNRKFAALLTVFVSLLFILLYSQSTYSEIRDIKVTGAELFDGESYRQASTLAVGDSMWSFDSGEIEQEIESLEWVKSATVEKKWLTSVEIEIEEFVEMGYLDQGNSYQVVLSNGVVLNQPISIVEGPIFSNFEDEAKREALIEELVKTDPEVQNLISQVILDTEQERADYITIYMNDGNEIKAILSTMAEKINYYPSVTAQLEDRKGIIDMEVGIYFRSYNDVFGLAEAGEELENAEEE; from the coding sequence ATGGACAAAGTTATAGACATCGAAGAACGCATACCAACGCTCCGGGAGCGGCGCAGGAAAAGGTCGAACCGCAAGTTTGCAGCTTTATTGACCGTTTTCGTTTCGTTGTTGTTCATTCTTTTATACAGCCAGTCTACTTATAGCGAAATCCGTGACATCAAAGTCACAGGTGCTGAGTTATTCGATGGAGAGAGCTATAGGCAAGCAAGCACCTTGGCGGTTGGGGATTCGATGTGGTCATTCGACAGCGGGGAGATCGAGCAAGAAATTGAATCGCTTGAATGGGTCAAATCTGCCACTGTCGAAAAGAAATGGTTGACCTCCGTTGAAATTGAAATCGAGGAGTTCGTAGAAATGGGTTATTTGGACCAAGGTAATAGCTACCAGGTGGTCCTGTCGAATGGCGTGGTGCTCAACCAGCCAATCAGTATCGTGGAAGGCCCCATCTTTTCGAATTTCGAAGATGAGGCGAAACGGGAAGCGCTGATCGAGGAATTGGTCAAAACCGATCCGGAAGTCCAGAATCTCATCTCACAAGTTATTTTGGATACGGAACAGGAACGCGCGGATTACATCACGATCTACATGAATGACGGAAACGAAATCAAGGCGATTCTATCGACCATGGCAGAGAAGATAAATTACTATCCTTCTGTCACAGCCCAATTGGAAGACCGGAAAGGCATCATCGACATGGAGGTCGGGATCTATTTCCGCTCCTATAACGATGTGTTCGGTTTGGCGGAAGCGGGTGAGGAACTTGAAAATGCCGAAGAAGAATGA